In Brevibacterium zhoupengii, the following are encoded in one genomic region:
- a CDS encoding CaiB/BaiF CoA transferase family protein has protein sequence MDETESGSTGGGEGPLSGVTVLELGVFMAGPFATMQLADLGARVIKIENPIGGDQTRSTGPFINGESAPYMLINRNKESITLDLKSEVGQEAFMRLAETADVVVENMRPGVMQRLGVAYEDVRERNPGIIYASASGWGQDGPLSKLAGLDIMAQARSGLMSITGQPDSPPAKVGVPICDLTSAMYVALALTSALYERNSSGEGQYIDVSLFESGVSYAVWEAAGYFVEGKVGRPNGSAHQNQAPYQAVHSSDGFVTIGANTPRNWVRFCNGLGLEELLDDERFQESYDRLTHREALIALIEVKTTRMTTDEIVEVLNEAGVPCAPISDYSQVFTDAHLASRDFFWDSEHPVAGTVRQIGSPMRLSRTPARRGPAGPSLGADNSLLDELGFSADELAELKSQ, from the coding sequence ATGGATGAAACCGAATCCGGCTCGACTGGCGGTGGCGAAGGACCCCTCTCCGGGGTGACCGTTCTTGAACTCGGAGTGTTCATGGCCGGACCGTTCGCAACGATGCAGCTTGCCGACCTCGGCGCACGGGTGATCAAGATCGAGAATCCCATCGGCGGTGACCAGACACGGAGCACAGGGCCCTTCATCAACGGAGAGAGTGCCCCATACATGCTCATCAACCGGAATAAGGAATCAATCACCCTCGATCTCAAGAGCGAGGTCGGGCAGGAAGCCTTCATGCGACTGGCGGAGACAGCCGACGTCGTGGTGGAGAACATGCGGCCCGGAGTCATGCAGCGCCTCGGAGTCGCCTATGAAGACGTCCGTGAGCGCAACCCCGGGATCATCTACGCCTCGGCATCCGGATGGGGCCAGGACGGCCCACTGTCGAAACTGGCCGGGCTCGACATCATGGCCCAGGCGCGGAGCGGGCTGATGAGCATCACAGGCCAACCCGACTCGCCGCCGGCCAAGGTAGGCGTGCCCATCTGCGACCTCACCTCGGCGATGTATGTCGCTCTGGCGCTGACCTCGGCTCTCTATGAGCGCAACAGCTCGGGGGAGGGGCAGTACATTGACGTATCGCTCTTCGAAAGCGGAGTCTCCTACGCCGTGTGGGAAGCCGCAGGGTATTTCGTCGAAGGAAAGGTAGGGCGACCGAACGGCTCCGCACACCAGAACCAGGCTCCCTACCAGGCAGTCCATTCATCCGACGGGTTCGTGACCATCGGTGCGAACACCCCTCGCAATTGGGTGCGGTTCTGCAACGGGCTAGGACTGGAGGAGCTGCTCGATGACGAACGATTCCAGGAGTCCTATGACCGACTCACGCACAGGGAAGCGCTCATCGCCCTCATCGAAGTGAAGACGACGAGGATGACAACCGACGAAATCGTCGAGGTCCTCAATGAGGCAGGCGTACCCTGCGCTCCGATCAGCGACTACTCGCAGGTGTTCACCGATGCGCATCTGGCCAGCCGCGACTTCTTCTGGGACTCCGAGCACCCGGTGGCCGGCACCGTGCGACAGATCGGCTCTCCGATGCGATTGTCACGGACACCGGCCAGGCGCGGACCTGCGGGACCATCCCTCGGTGCCGACAACTCACTACTCGACGAACTCGGGTTCTCGGCAGACGAACTGGCCGAACTGAAGTCACAATGA
- a CDS encoding enoyl-CoA hydratase, whose product MTEAADSGAKTDNLLIESEDGVLTVTFNRPEARNAMTWDMYMGLAEACETADGDDSIRVMVLRGAGGKAFVAGTDIAQFTEFDGPAGVAYEKRISEVLARLRAVNIPVIAAIDGYCVGGGLGIAACADVRVASPRARFGVPIARTLGNCLSGDTLGLLIELLGRARVVDMLLRARFIEADEALGAGFVGLVTEDIAEATAEWAATLKGHAPLTMWSVKEVVRRLSDSGGSVDDEDIVERIYGSQDFHNAVHAFVSKTPYEWRGR is encoded by the coding sequence ATGACCGAAGCAGCAGATTCAGGGGCAAAGACGGACAACCTGCTCATCGAGAGCGAGGACGGTGTCCTCACCGTCACCTTCAACCGGCCCGAGGCGCGAAATGCGATGACCTGGGACATGTACATGGGCCTTGCCGAGGCGTGTGAGACGGCCGATGGAGACGACTCCATCCGTGTCATGGTTCTGCGCGGAGCGGGTGGGAAGGCCTTCGTCGCCGGTACCGACATCGCACAATTCACCGAGTTCGACGGTCCCGCGGGCGTCGCGTACGAGAAGCGCATCTCTGAGGTGCTCGCCCGTCTGCGAGCCGTGAACATCCCGGTCATCGCAGCGATCGACGGGTACTGCGTCGGTGGAGGCCTCGGGATCGCAGCTTGTGCCGACGTTCGCGTCGCCTCACCGAGGGCGCGCTTCGGGGTGCCGATCGCGCGGACCCTGGGCAACTGCCTCTCCGGTGACACCCTGGGTCTGCTCATCGAACTGCTCGGGCGTGCCCGCGTAGTCGATATGCTGCTGCGGGCACGGTTCATCGAGGCCGATGAAGCCCTGGGCGCTGGGTTCGTAGGACTCGTCACCGAGGACATCGCCGAGGCGACCGCTGAGTGGGCGGCCACGCTCAAGGGGCACGCACCGCTGACGATGTGGTCTGTCAAGGAGGTCGTTCGCAGGCTTTCCGATTCAGGTGGTTCCGTTGACGACGAGGACATCGTCGAACGAATCTATGGCTCGCAGGACTTCCACAACGCCGTGCACGCGTTCGTCAGCAAGACTCCTTACGAATGGCGGGGGCGCTGA
- a CDS encoding NAD(P)-dependent oxidoreductase: MTVSADHITFLGIGAIGLPMALRLQGAGFHVTGVDPFPGPRARATEAGLPNEERPLSAESAATVIVMVADGSQLTQALDGNEETGTPGLLSLMSPDAVLVIMSTVGPEAVRAAAQRAEAQGIGVLDAPVTGGIAGVVAGTLRMLASGPQEVLESRRAVLESLGTIIDCGGRIGDGQSFKAVNQLLCSVHVVAAAEALSLAERLGLDQAKVLEAMTAGAANSWMLGDRGPRMLKDVDVEVASAVGILVKDTTIVAEVAEDVDIELALLPVAARKFADAADLGHLRRDDSQVMRTYDA; encoded by the coding sequence ATGACTGTCAGCGCCGACCACATCACGTTCCTCGGAATCGGAGCCATCGGCCTGCCCATGGCCCTGCGGCTGCAAGGGGCAGGATTCCATGTCACGGGCGTCGATCCGTTCCCGGGGCCTCGCGCTCGTGCCACGGAAGCGGGGCTGCCGAATGAGGAACGACCTCTGTCGGCAGAGTCTGCGGCGACGGTCATCGTCATGGTCGCCGACGGCAGTCAGCTCACGCAGGCGCTCGACGGGAACGAGGAGACAGGAACACCTGGGCTGCTCTCACTCATGTCGCCAGACGCTGTGCTCGTCATCATGTCCACAGTCGGGCCAGAAGCGGTGCGAGCCGCAGCGCAGCGTGCCGAGGCGCAAGGCATCGGAGTCCTCGACGCTCCTGTCACTGGGGGCATCGCCGGAGTCGTGGCCGGCACTCTGCGGATGCTCGCTTCGGGTCCGCAGGAGGTGCTCGAGTCCCGACGGGCGGTTCTCGAGTCGCTCGGGACGATCATCGACTGTGGCGGACGCATCGGAGACGGTCAGTCCTTCAAGGCGGTGAATCAGCTGCTGTGTTCCGTCCACGTCGTGGCCGCCGCGGAAGCACTGTCGCTGGCCGAGCGGCTCGGTCTCGACCAAGCCAAGGTTCTCGAAGCGATGACGGCCGGTGCCGCGAATTCCTGGATGCTCGGTGATCGCGGCCCGCGGATGCTCAAGGATGTCGACGTCGAGGTCGCAAGCGCCGTCGGCATCCTCGTCAAGGACACCACCATCGTCGCCGAGGTGGCCGAGGACGTCGACATCGAGCTGGCCCTGCTCCCGGTGGCGGCCAGAAAATTCGCTGACGCGGCCGACTTGGGTCACCTCCGTCGCGACGACTCACAGGTGATGCGGACCTACGACGCCTGA
- a CDS encoding SDR family NAD(P)-dependent oxidoreductase translates to MTTSSTRAQSSISLGPAFPAERTAILTGVGSANGIGRHTAHRLARSGWNLGLIARRSGEAQDLASEITEEYGVTALGRGVDVTRSDQIAEAAAAFEAGLPQIVALANFAGVSSSTTYFEITDDEWARVMTNNLTATHLVTQAFGRIMAKNGLGRIIGLSSVTAQKGGGTFSKTAYAAAKAGIVGLMRGVALELGPHGVTANSVSPGPVDTDIMGGPLDDERREAMGAATALGRISVPEDVSATVEFLISEGAGHITGQTLSINGGLYFH, encoded by the coding sequence ATGACGACTTCATCCACCCGCGCTCAGTCATCGATCTCCCTGGGCCCGGCCTTCCCTGCCGAACGCACCGCGATTCTCACCGGTGTCGGCAGCGCGAATGGAATCGGTCGCCACACCGCCCACCGTCTTGCACGCTCCGGCTGGAACCTCGGACTCATTGCTCGCCGCAGCGGCGAAGCCCAGGATCTCGCCTCCGAGATCACCGAAGAATATGGTGTGACCGCCCTTGGCAGGGGTGTCGACGTGACCCGATCAGATCAGATCGCCGAGGCGGCAGCCGCCTTCGAAGCAGGCCTGCCCCAAATCGTCGCTCTGGCGAACTTCGCCGGTGTCTCCTCCTCGACGACCTACTTCGAGATCACCGATGACGAATGGGCGCGGGTGATGACGAACAACCTCACCGCGACACACCTCGTCACCCAAGCCTTCGGCAGAATCATGGCGAAGAACGGACTGGGTCGCATCATCGGCCTGTCCTCTGTCACGGCACAGAAGGGCGGCGGAACGTTCTCGAAAACCGCCTACGCCGCAGCCAAAGCAGGAATCGTCGGCCTCATGCGCGGAGTCGCCCTGGAACTCGGCCCGCACGGTGTCACTGCAAACTCGGTGTCCCCGGGGCCGGTCGATACCGACATCATGGGCGGCCCACTCGATGACGAACGCCGCGAGGCGATGGGGGCCGCGACCGCTCTGGGGCGGATCTCGGTGCCCGAAGATGTGTCTGCAACCGTCGAATTCCTCATCAGCGAGGGCGCCGGACACATCACGGGACAGACCCTGAGCATCAACGGCGGCCTCTACTTCCACTGA